The following coding sequences are from one Streptomyces angustmyceticus window:
- the hpnE gene encoding hydroxysqualene dehydroxylase HpnE: MTSGARRPGRRHALPSGLPGAAAAVVVGGGLAGTTAALALADAGLRVTLVESRPRLGGLVFSFRRESGVGELSVDNGQHVFLRCCTAYSGLLERLGAAHLVPLQDRMDVPVLDADRMRLGRLRRTALPVPLHLAGSLAGYPHLSPAERAGVVRATLALKGLDPADPALDRLDFGSWLRRHGQSARAVEALWDLVGIATLNARAGDASMGLAAKVFKTGLLSAPGAADIGWSRVPLGDVHDDRARTALEKAGVRVVLRTRAQALTRGDDGWQVTVGNGPHGSERLDADTVVLAVPQREAHALLPDGTLDGKDRLLDIGTAPILNVHVVYDRPVLRRPFFAAVGSPVQWVFDRTDASGLRGLAGQERSQYLALSQSAALEEIDHPVGKLRARYLPELERLLPAARGARIHDFFVTRERTATFAPAPGVGRLRPAARTQAPGLFLAGAWTATGWPATMESAVRSGTAAAREALTELGFPQGQLPQEAA; encoded by the coding sequence ATGACATCGGGAGCCAGGCGGCCCGGCCGGCGGCACGCGCTGCCGTCCGGCCTTCCCGGAGCGGCGGCCGCGGTCGTCGTCGGGGGCGGTCTCGCGGGCACCACCGCGGCGCTCGCGCTGGCCGACGCGGGGCTGCGGGTCACCCTCGTCGAGAGCCGGCCCCGCCTGGGCGGGCTGGTCTTCTCCTTCCGCCGCGAATCCGGCGTCGGCGAACTGTCCGTCGACAACGGCCAGCACGTCTTCCTGCGCTGCTGCACCGCCTACAGCGGGCTGCTGGAGCGGCTCGGCGCCGCGCACCTGGTGCCCCTGCAGGACCGGATGGACGTGCCCGTGCTCGACGCCGACCGGATGCGGCTCGGCCGGCTGCGCCGCACCGCGCTGCCCGTACCGCTGCACCTCGCCGGGAGCCTGGCCGGCTACCCGCACCTCTCGCCCGCCGAACGCGCCGGGGTCGTCCGCGCCACCCTCGCGCTGAAGGGCCTCGACCCGGCCGACCCCGCCCTGGACCGGCTGGACTTCGGCAGCTGGCTGCGCCGCCACGGCCAGTCCGCCCGCGCCGTCGAGGCGCTGTGGGACCTCGTCGGCATCGCCACCCTCAACGCCCGCGCCGGCGACGCCTCGATGGGCCTGGCCGCCAAGGTCTTCAAGACCGGCCTGCTGTCCGCCCCCGGCGCCGCCGACATCGGCTGGTCCCGGGTCCCGCTCGGCGACGTCCACGACGACCGTGCCCGCACGGCCCTGGAGAAGGCCGGCGTCCGCGTCGTCCTGCGCACCCGCGCCCAGGCGCTCACCCGCGGCGACGACGGCTGGCAGGTCACGGTCGGGAACGGCCCGCACGGCAGCGAGCGGCTCGACGCGGACACCGTCGTCCTCGCCGTACCGCAGCGCGAGGCGCACGCCCTGCTGCCCGACGGCACGCTGGACGGCAAGGACCGGCTGCTGGACATCGGCACGGCCCCCATCCTCAACGTCCATGTCGTCTACGACCGCCCGGTGCTGCGCCGCCCGTTCTTCGCCGCGGTCGGCTCGCCGGTCCAGTGGGTCTTCGACCGCACCGACGCCTCGGGGCTCAGGGGCCTGGCCGGCCAGGAGCGCAGCCAGTACCTCGCCCTGTCGCAGTCCGCCGCGCTGGAGGAGATCGACCACCCGGTCGGCAAGCTCCGGGCCCGCTACCTTCCCGAGCTGGAGCGGCTGCTGCCCGCCGCCCGCGGCGCCAGGATCCACGACTTCTTCGTCACCCGCGAGCGCACCGCGACCTTCGCGCCCGCCCCGGGCGTCGGCAGGCTCCGCCCCGCCGCCCGCACCCAAGCTCCCGGCCTGTTCCTGGCCGGTGCGTGGACCGCCACCGGGTGGCCCGCGACCATGGAAAGCGCTGTTCGCAGCGGCACTGCCGCCGCTCGCGAGGCACTCACCGAACTCGGCTTCCCCCAGGGCCAGTTGCCTCAGGAGGCGGCATGA
- the hpnD gene encoding presqualene diphosphate synthase HpnD encodes MSRTVEATAHTSAPVLAAYRYCEAITGQQARNFAYGIRLLPTDKRQAMSALYAFSRRVDDIGDGTLEPAAKQRRLEDTRAVLARVKDGRIDDDDTDPVAVALADAARRFPLPLEGLDELIDGVLMDVRGETYETWDELRGYCRCVAGAIGRLSLGVFGTVPGAPDADRAFEYADTLGLALQLTNILRDVREDAGNGRTYLPAEDLAKFGCAAGFEGPVPPPGSDFTGLVHFEVKRARALFAEGFRLLPMLDRRSGACVAAMAGIYHRLLTRIAADPEAVLRGRVSLPGREKAFVAVRGLSGLDARAIGRRESVRRRG; translated from the coding sequence GTGAGTCGGACCGTGGAGGCAACCGCACACACGTCCGCGCCGGTGCTCGCTGCGTACCGCTACTGCGAGGCCATCACCGGGCAGCAGGCACGGAACTTCGCCTACGGCATCCGGCTGCTGCCGACCGACAAGCGGCAGGCCATGTCGGCGCTCTACGCCTTCTCCCGCCGGGTCGACGACATCGGCGACGGCACCCTGGAGCCCGCCGCCAAACAACGCCGCCTGGAGGACACCCGGGCGGTGCTGGCGCGCGTCAAGGACGGCCGGATCGACGACGACGACACCGACCCGGTGGCCGTCGCGCTGGCCGACGCCGCCCGCCGCTTCCCGCTGCCGCTGGAGGGCCTCGACGAGCTGATCGACGGCGTCCTGATGGACGTGCGCGGCGAGACCTACGAGACCTGGGACGAACTGCGGGGCTACTGCCGCTGTGTCGCCGGGGCCATCGGCCGGCTCTCGCTGGGCGTGTTCGGCACCGTACCGGGCGCGCCGGACGCCGACCGCGCCTTCGAGTACGCCGACACCCTCGGCCTGGCCCTGCAACTGACCAACATTCTCCGGGATGTGCGCGAGGACGCCGGCAACGGCCGCACCTACCTCCCCGCCGAGGACCTCGCCAAGTTCGGCTGCGCGGCGGGCTTCGAGGGCCCCGTGCCGCCGCCCGGCTCCGACTTCACCGGCCTGGTGCACTTCGAGGTCAAGCGGGCCCGCGCGCTGTTCGCCGAGGGCTTCCGGCTGCTGCCGATGCTCGACCGGCGCAGCGGCGCCTGCGTGGCCGCGATGGCAGGCATCTACCACCGGCTGCTGACCCGGATCGCCGCCGACCCCGAGGCGGTGCTGCGCGGCCGGGTCTCGCTGCCCGGCCGGGAGAAGGCCTTCGTCGCGGTGCGCGGGCTGTCCGGGCTCGACGCGCGGGCGATCGGCCGCCGGGAGTCCGTCCGGAGGCGTGGATGA
- the hpnC gene encoding squalene synthase HpnC: MLDQAAHENFPVAPFFLPRAWRTDLMAVYGFARLVDDIGDGDLAPGGGDAVLLGLDRAQYDDRPALLDALEADLHRVFSDRAPGPGHPLLRRLGPTVRRCGLTPQPFLDLIEANRQDQRVSRYGTYGDLAAYCELSANPVGRLVLALTGTASPERIRRSDAVCTALQIVEHIQDVAEDLGRDRVYLPAEDMKRFGVDEADLAAPSGGASVRALIAFEAERARELLREGTPLVGSVHGRLKLLLAGFVAGGRAALQAVAAADYDVLPGPPKPTKLSLLREVGATLRREG; the protein is encoded by the coding sequence GTGCTCGATCAGGCCGCACACGAGAACTTCCCCGTCGCGCCGTTCTTCCTGCCCCGCGCCTGGCGGACCGACCTGATGGCCGTCTACGGCTTCGCCCGGCTCGTCGACGACATCGGTGACGGCGATCTGGCCCCCGGCGGCGGCGACGCCGTCCTCCTCGGGCTCGACCGCGCCCAGTACGACGACCGGCCCGCGCTGCTGGACGCCCTCGAAGCCGACCTGCACCGCGTGTTCAGCGACCGCGCCCCGGGACCCGGGCATCCGCTGCTGCGCCGCCTCGGCCCCACCGTCCGCCGCTGCGGCCTGACCCCGCAGCCGTTCCTCGACCTCATCGAGGCCAACCGGCAGGACCAGCGGGTCAGCCGCTACGGCACCTACGGCGACCTGGCCGCCTACTGCGAGCTGTCCGCCAACCCCGTCGGCCGCCTCGTCCTCGCGCTCACCGGCACCGCGAGCCCCGAACGGATCCGCCGCTCCGACGCGGTCTGCACCGCCCTCCAGATCGTCGAGCACATCCAGGACGTGGCCGAGGACCTGGGGCGCGACCGCGTCTACCTCCCGGCCGAGGACATGAAACGCTTCGGTGTCGACGAGGCGGATCTGGCCGCGCCGAGCGGGGGCGCGTCGGTGCGCGCCCTGATCGCCTTCGAGGCCGAACGCGCCCGTGAGCTGCTGCGTGAAGGGACCCCGCTGGTGGGTAGCGTCCACGGCAGACTCAAGCTGCTGCTGGCCGGTTTCGTGGCCGGCGGACGCGCTGCACTCCAGGCGGTCGCGGCCGCCGACTACGACGTACTCCCTGGACCGCCCAAGCCGACCAAGCTCAGCCTGCTGCGCGAGGTGGGGGCGACATTGCGAAGAGAGGGGTGA
- a CDS encoding ABC transporter ATP-binding protein, which translates to MAEQKNGIEPAKAAEARIPTVIADDLHIVYRVYGTGAGKGSATAALNRIVRRKPSTGVREVHAVKGVSFTAYRGESIGLIGSNGSGKSTLLKAVAGLLPAERGKVYTHGQPSLLGVNAALMNDLTGEKNVLLGGLAMGMSREQVRERYDGIVDFSGINEKGDFISLPMRTYSSGMAARLRFSIAAAKDHDVLMIDEALATGDRSFQKRSEARIRELRKEAGTVFLVSHNNKSIRDTCDRTLWLERGELLMDGPTDEVIKAYEKETGK; encoded by the coding sequence GTGGCTGAACAGAAGAACGGCATCGAGCCGGCGAAGGCCGCCGAGGCCCGCATTCCGACGGTGATCGCGGACGATCTGCACATCGTCTACCGGGTCTACGGCACGGGCGCGGGCAAGGGCAGCGCCACCGCGGCGCTGAACCGGATCGTGCGGCGCAAGCCGTCCACCGGTGTGCGGGAGGTGCACGCGGTCAAGGGCGTCTCCTTCACCGCCTACCGGGGGGAGTCGATCGGGCTGATCGGCTCCAACGGGTCGGGCAAGTCGACGCTGCTCAAGGCCGTCGCCGGGCTGCTGCCCGCCGAGCGCGGCAAGGTCTACACCCACGGCCAGCCCTCGCTGCTGGGCGTCAACGCGGCCCTGATGAACGACCTGACCGGCGAGAAGAACGTCCTGCTGGGCGGCCTGGCCATGGGCATGAGCCGCGAGCAGGTCCGCGAGCGCTACGACGGCATCGTCGACTTCTCCGGCATCAACGAGAAGGGCGACTTCATCTCGCTGCCGATGCGCACCTACTCCTCCGGCATGGCGGCGCGCCTGCGGTTCTCCATCGCCGCGGCCAAGGACCACGACGTGCTGATGATCGACGAGGCCCTGGCCACCGGCGACCGCAGCTTCCAGAAGCGCTCCGAGGCCCGCATCCGCGAGCTGCGCAAGGAGGCCGGCACGGTCTTCCTCGTCAGCCACAACAACAAGTCCATCCGCGACACCTGCGACCGGACCCTGTGGCTGGAGCGCGGTGAGCTGCTGATGGACGGCCCGACGGACGAGGTCATCAAGGCGTACGAGAAGGAGACGGGCAAATAG
- a CDS encoding ABC transporter permease, with translation MSETTHDSAVAMSAPPSSDEGLTPAQRAQKYGLSQSGARPGLPEYVRQLWARRHFISAFASAKLTAQYSQAKLGQVWQVATPLLNALVYYLIFGVLIGTSRGVPDFVPFLVTGVFIFTFTQSSVMAGTRAISGNLGLVRALHFPRACLPISFCLMQLQQLLFSMGVLVIILLGFGQVPTWSWLLAFPALLLQFVFNTGLAMVMARLGAKTPDLAQLMPFIMRTWMYASGVMFSIDLILKGKHVPGFVEVLLNANPAAVYIDLMRFALIDSFTSAKLPPHVWAFAGGWALLMGVVGFVYFWKAEERYGRG, from the coding sequence GTGAGCGAGACCACGCACGACAGTGCGGTCGCCATGAGTGCCCCGCCATCTTCCGATGAGGGGCTCACCCCTGCCCAGCGGGCCCAGAAGTACGGGCTCTCGCAGAGCGGGGCCCGGCCCGGCCTCCCGGAGTACGTCCGGCAGCTGTGGGCGCGGCGGCATTTCATCTCCGCGTTCGCCAGCGCCAAGCTGACGGCGCAGTACAGCCAGGCCAAGCTGGGCCAGGTCTGGCAGGTGGCGACGCCGCTGCTGAACGCGCTCGTGTACTACTTGATCTTCGGTGTGCTGATCGGCACGAGCCGGGGCGTCCCGGACTTCGTCCCGTTCCTGGTGACCGGCGTCTTCATCTTCACCTTCACCCAGAGCTCGGTGATGGCCGGCACCCGGGCGATCTCCGGCAACCTCGGCCTGGTGCGCGCGCTGCACTTCCCGCGGGCCTGCCTGCCGATCTCGTTCTGCCTGATGCAGCTCCAGCAGCTGCTGTTCTCCATGGGCGTGCTGGTGATCATCCTGCTCGGCTTCGGGCAGGTGCCGACCTGGTCGTGGCTGCTGGCCTTCCCGGCCCTGCTGCTGCAGTTCGTCTTCAACACGGGCCTGGCGATGGTCATGGCGCGGCTGGGCGCGAAGACCCCGGACCTGGCGCAGCTGATGCCCTTCATCATGCGGACCTGGATGTACGCGTCCGGCGTGATGTTCAGCATCGACCTGATCCTCAAGGGCAAGCACGTCCCCGGCTTCGTGGAGGTCCTGCTCAACGCCAACCCGGCCGCGGTCTACATCGACCTGATGCGCTTCGCGCTGATCGACAGCTTCACCTCCGCGAAGCTGCCGCCGCATGTGTGGGCGTTCGCCGGTGGCTGGGCGCTGCTGATGGGCGTGGTCGGCTTTGTGTACTTCTGGAAGGCTGAGGAGCGGTACGGACGTGGCTGA
- a CDS encoding glycosyltransferase family 2 protein, with protein sequence MKVGAVIITMGNRPEELRALLDSVAKQDGDPVEVAVVGNGSPLPELPEGVRTVELPENVGIPAGRNAGIEAFGPGGSDVDVLLFLDDDGLLAREDTAQLCREAFAADPELGIISFRIADPDTGETQRRHVPRLRASDPMRSSRVTTFLGGANAVRTHVFEEVGGLPDDFFYAHEETDLAWRALDAGWQIDYRADMVLFHPTTAPARHAVYHRMVARNRVWLARRNLPALLVPVYLGVWLLLTLARRPSRPALRAWLGGFKEGWASPCGPRRPMKWATVWRLTRLGRPPVI encoded by the coding sequence ATGAAGGTCGGCGCGGTCATCATCACCATGGGCAACCGCCCCGAGGAGCTGCGGGCGCTGCTCGACTCGGTCGCCAAGCAGGACGGCGACCCGGTCGAGGTCGCGGTCGTGGGCAACGGTTCGCCGCTGCCCGAGCTGCCCGAGGGCGTGCGGACGGTCGAGCTGCCGGAGAACGTCGGCATCCCGGCCGGCCGCAACGCCGGCATCGAGGCGTTCGGACCCGGCGGCAGCGACGTCGACGTCCTGCTCTTCCTCGACGACGACGGGCTGCTGGCCCGGGAGGACACCGCACAGCTGTGCCGGGAGGCGTTCGCCGCCGACCCCGAGCTCGGGATCATCAGCTTCCGGATCGCCGACCCGGACACGGGGGAGACCCAGCGCCGCCATGTGCCGCGGCTGCGGGCCTCGGACCCCATGCGCTCGTCGCGGGTCACCACCTTCCTCGGCGGTGCCAACGCGGTCCGTACGCATGTGTTCGAGGAGGTCGGCGGGCTGCCCGACGACTTCTTCTACGCCCATGAGGAGACCGACCTGGCCTGGCGGGCGCTGGACGCCGGCTGGCAGATCGACTACCGCGCGGACATGGTGCTCTTCCACCCGACGACGGCGCCGGCCCGGCACGCGGTCTACCACCGGATGGTGGCCCGTAACCGTGTGTGGCTGGCCCGGCGCAACCTCCCCGCCCTGCTGGTTCCGGTCTATCTCGGCGTCTGGCTCCTGCTCACGCTCGCCCGCCGGCCGTCCCGTCCGGCGCTGCGGGCCTGGCTGGGCGGCTTCAAGGAGGGCTGGGCGAGCCCGTGCGGTCCCAGGCGCCCCATGAAGTGGGCTACCGTTTGGCGACTGACCCGACTGGGCCGCCCTCCCGTCATCTGA
- a CDS encoding CDP-alcohol phosphatidyltransferase family protein, whose protein sequence is MHKPSVAELRPVVHPPGVKDRRSGEHWAGRLYMRELSLRIDRHLVNTRITPNQLTYVMTVAGVLAAPALLVPGIWGAVLGVLMVQLYLLLDCVDGEVARWKKQFSLGGVYLDRVGAYLCDAAVLVGFGLRAADLWGSGRIDWLWAFLGTLAALGAILIKAETDLVGVARHQGGLPPVQEAASEPRSSGMALARKAAAALKFHRLVLGVEASLLILALAVLDTVRGDLFFSRLGVAVLAGIALLQTLLHLVSILASSRLK, encoded by the coding sequence ATGCACAAGCCATCGGTAGCTGAGCTCCGCCCGGTCGTTCACCCCCCGGGGGTGAAGGACCGGCGGAGCGGCGAGCACTGGGCCGGCCGGCTCTACATGCGCGAGCTCTCGCTGCGCATCGACCGCCACCTGGTGAACACGCGGATCACGCCCAACCAGCTGACCTACGTGATGACCGTCGCCGGCGTCCTCGCCGCCCCGGCCCTGCTGGTGCCGGGGATCTGGGGGGCCGTGCTCGGTGTGCTGATGGTGCAGCTCTATCTGCTGCTCGACTGCGTCGACGGCGAGGTCGCCCGCTGGAAGAAGCAGTTCTCCCTGGGCGGGGTGTACCTGGACCGGGTCGGCGCCTACCTGTGCGACGCGGCGGTCCTGGTCGGGTTCGGTCTGCGCGCCGCCGACCTGTGGGGCTCGGGGCGGATCGACTGGCTGTGGGCCTTCCTGGGCACCCTCGCCGCGCTCGGCGCCATCCTGATCAAGGCCGAGACCGACCTGGTCGGTGTCGCCCGGCACCAGGGCGGGCTCCCGCCGGTGCAGGAGGCGGCGTCCGAGCCGCGCTCGTCCGGCATGGCGCTGGCCCGCAAGGCCGCCGCCGCGCTGAAGTTCCACCGTCTGGTCCTCGGGGTGGAGGCGTCCCTCCTCATCCTGGCCCTGGCGGTCCTGGACACGGTCAGGGGCGACCTGTTCTTCTCCCGGCTCGGTGTCGCCGTGCTGGCCGGCATCGCGCTGCTGCAGACGCTGCTGCACCTGGTGTCCATCCTGGCGTCGAGCAGGCTGAAGTGA
- a CDS encoding iron-containing alcohol dehydrogenase family protein has protein sequence MPVLTRLIPSPVVVDINAGALDDLAGLLADQRISASGKLAIAISGGSGARLRERLSPALPGAEWYEVGGGTLDEAIKLADAMKKGHYDAVVGLGGGKIIDCAKFAAARIGLPLVAVATNLSHDGLCSPVATLDNDAGRGSYGVPNPIAVVIDLDIIREAPVRFVRSGIGDAISNISAVADWELSHRETGEAIDGLAAAMARQAGEAVLRHPGGVGDDAFLQVLAEGLVLTGISMSVAGDSRPASGACHEINHALDILYPKRAASHGEQCGLAAAFATHLRGDKETRDLMVQALRRHGLPVTPGEIGFTDDEFVQAVEYAPKTRPGRYTILEHLDLSTDQIRDAYADYAQAIGS, from the coding sequence ATGCCAGTACTGACCCGCCTCATCCCGTCCCCGGTCGTCGTCGACATCAACGCCGGCGCCCTGGACGACCTGGCGGGCCTGCTGGCCGATCAGCGCATCTCCGCGTCGGGCAAGCTCGCCATCGCGATCAGCGGCGGCTCGGGGGCACGGCTGCGTGAGCGGCTGTCCCCCGCGCTGCCCGGCGCCGAGTGGTACGAGGTCGGCGGCGGCACCCTGGACGAGGCGATCAAGCTCGCCGACGCCATGAAGAAGGGGCACTACGACGCGGTCGTGGGCCTCGGCGGCGGCAAGATCATCGACTGCGCCAAGTTCGCCGCGGCCCGCATCGGCCTGCCCCTGGTCGCCGTCGCGACGAACCTGTCGCACGACGGCCTGTGCTCGCCGGTCGCCACCCTCGACAACGACGCGGGCCGCGGTTCCTACGGTGTGCCGAACCCGATCGCCGTGGTGATCGACCTCGACATCATCCGTGAGGCCCCGGTCCGGTTCGTCCGCTCCGGCATCGGCGACGCGATCTCCAACATCTCCGCGGTCGCGGACTGGGAGCTCTCGCACCGGGAGACCGGCGAGGCGATCGACGGACTGGCCGCCGCCATGGCGCGCCAGGCCGGCGAGGCCGTGCTGCGCCACCCCGGCGGGGTCGGCGACGACGCCTTCCTCCAGGTGCTTGCCGAGGGCCTGGTCCTGACCGGCATCTCGATGTCGGTGGCCGGCGACAGCCGTCCGGCGTCCGGCGCCTGCCACGAGATCAACCACGCGCTCGACATCCTCTACCCCAAGCGCGCGGCCAGCCACGGCGAACAGTGCGGCCTCGCCGCGGCCTTCGCCACGCATCTGCGCGGGGACAAGGAGACGCGGGACCTGATGGTCCAGGCGCTGCGCCGGCACGGCCTGCCGGTCACGCCGGGCGAGATCGGCTTCACCGACGACGAGTTCGTCCAGGCCGTCGAGTACGCACCCAAGACCCGTCCCGGGCGCTACACCATCCTGGAGCACCTGGACCTGTCCACCGACCAGATCAGGGACGCTTACGCCGACTATGCACAAGCCATCGGTAGCTGA
- a CDS encoding phosphocholine cytidylyltransferase family protein: MIGLVLAAGAGRRLRPYTDTLPKALVPVDGDTTILDLTLGNFAEIGLTEVAIIVGYRKEAVYERKEALEQKYGLKLTLIDNDKAEEWNNAYSLWCGRDSIKHTVILANGDTVHPVSVEKTLLAARGNGQKIILALDTVKQLADEEMKVVVDPAKGVQKITKLMDPAEATGEYIGVTLIEGEAAEELADALKTTFERDPDLYYEDGYQELVNRGFKVDVAPIGDVKWVEIDNHDDLAKGRDIACQY; the protein is encoded by the coding sequence ATGATCGGCCTCGTGCTGGCTGCCGGCGCCGGACGGCGTCTGCGCCCCTACACCGACACTCTGCCCAAGGCCCTGGTGCCGGTCGACGGGGACACCACCATCCTCGACCTGACCCTCGGCAACTTCGCCGAGATCGGCCTGACCGAGGTCGCGATCATCGTCGGCTACCGCAAGGAAGCCGTCTACGAGCGCAAGGAGGCCCTGGAGCAGAAGTACGGCCTCAAGCTCACCCTCATCGACAACGACAAGGCCGAGGAGTGGAACAACGCCTACTCCCTGTGGTGCGGCCGTGACTCGATCAAGCACACCGTGATCCTCGCCAACGGCGACACCGTGCACCCGGTCTCCGTTGAGAAGACCCTGCTCGCCGCCCGCGGCAACGGCCAGAAGATCATCCTCGCGCTGGACACCGTCAAGCAGCTCGCCGACGAGGAGATGAAGGTCGTCGTGGACCCCGCCAAGGGTGTCCAGAAGATCACCAAGCTGATGGACCCGGCCGAGGCGACCGGTGAGTACATCGGCGTCACCCTCATCGAGGGCGAGGCCGCCGAGGAGCTGGCCGACGCGCTGAAGACCACCTTCGAGCGGGACCCCGACCTCTACTACGAGGACGGCTACCAGGAGCTGGTCAACCGCGGCTTCAAGGTGGACGTGGCCCCGATCGGCGACGTCAAGTGGGTCGAGATCGACAACCACGACGACCTCGCGAAGGGCCGTGACATCGCATGCCAGTACTGA
- a CDS encoding DUF5941 domain-containing protein: MSTAILTGPPVAGSPLEADLRTLGFDVRTADDAASTAELLAAVPAQERVAVVDPRFVGHLHALRLALTDPRFPAAAVPGALTAQPAARAALARAVGRIPVGAGTAHLTDVLTDTLTESLDREEAGLHRVELGSLVATVALTPAQREDAREAVAAVDDEAVRLRTAVKSRDGFFTTYCISPYSRYLARWCARRGLTPNQVTTASLLTALIAAGCAATGTRGGFVAAGLLLLFSFVLDCTDGQLARYSLQYSTMGAWLDATFDRAKEYAYYAGLALGAARGGDDVWALALGAMVLQTCRHVVDFSFNEANHDATANTSPTAALSDKLDSVGWTVWVRRMIVLPIGERWAMIAVLTALTTPRIVFYALLVGCALAACYTTAGRVLRSLTRRARRTDRAAQALADLADSGPLAELIAAGARGRGRTGSYLAPAMAFLSAAVLLVWVIFQDDPASWLTVGVAACSALLAGAAVSRPLKGALDWLVPPFFRAGEYLAILVLAARADVPGALPAAYGLVAAVAYHHYDTVYRIRGGTGAPPRWLVRATGGHEGRILVVTVLAAALSPEGFTIALTALAVVLALLVLVESIRFWVSSQAPAVHDEGEPA; this comes from the coding sequence CTGTCGACCGCCATCCTCACCGGTCCGCCGGTCGCCGGGTCGCCGCTCGAAGCCGACCTGCGCACGCTGGGCTTTGACGTCCGTACCGCGGACGATGCCGCCTCCACGGCCGAGCTGCTCGCCGCGGTGCCCGCCCAGGAGCGCGTCGCCGTCGTCGACCCCCGCTTCGTCGGCCACCTGCACGCCCTGCGGCTCGCGCTGACCGACCCCCGCTTCCCCGCCGCGGCCGTGCCCGGCGCGCTCACCGCGCAGCCCGCGGCGCGTGCCGCGCTGGCCCGTGCCGTCGGCAGGATCCCGGTCGGCGCCGGCACCGCCCACCTCACGGACGTGCTCACCGACACCCTCACCGAGTCCCTCGACCGCGAGGAGGCCGGACTGCACCGCGTCGAACTGGGCAGCCTGGTCGCCACCGTCGCGCTCACCCCGGCGCAGCGCGAGGACGCCCGCGAGGCCGTCGCCGCGGTCGACGACGAGGCGGTACGCCTGCGCACCGCCGTGAAGTCCCGCGACGGCTTCTTCACGACGTACTGCATCAGCCCGTATTCGCGCTACCTGGCCCGCTGGTGCGCGCGCCGCGGGCTCACCCCCAACCAGGTCACCACCGCGTCCCTGCTCACCGCGCTGATCGCGGCAGGCTGCGCGGCCACCGGAACCCGCGGCGGCTTCGTCGCGGCCGGCCTGCTCCTCCTCTTCTCCTTCGTCCTGGACTGCACCGACGGGCAGCTCGCCCGCTACTCCCTGCAGTACTCGACGATGGGCGCCTGGCTGGACGCCACCTTCGACCGGGCCAAGGAGTACGCGTACTACGCGGGCCTGGCCCTCGGGGCGGCCCGTGGCGGGGACGACGTATGGGCGCTGGCGCTGGGCGCGATGGTGCTGCAGACCTGCCGTCATGTCGTCGACTTCTCCTTCAACGAGGCGAACCACGACGCGACCGCCAACACCAGCCCCACCGCCGCGCTCTCCGACAAGCTCGACAGCGTCGGCTGGACGGTCTGGGTGCGCCGGATGATCGTGCTGCCCATCGGGGAGCGCTGGGCGATGATCGCGGTGCTCACCGCGCTCACCACCCCCCGCATCGTCTTCTACGCCCTGCTCGTCGGCTGTGCGCTGGCCGCCTGCTACACCACGGCCGGGCGGGTGCTGCGCTCGCTGACCCGCCGGGCCCGCCGCACCGACCGCGCGGCGCAGGCACTGGCCGACCTCGCCGACTCCGGGCCGCTCGCCGAACTGATCGCCGCCGGGGCGCGTGGCCGCGGCCGGACCGGTTCCTACCTGGCGCCCGCTATGGCGTTTCTCTCGGCCGCGGTGCTGCTGGTCTGGGTGATCTTCCAGGACGACCCCGCGTCGTGGCTCACCGTCGGCGTCGCCGCCTGCTCCGCGCTGCTGGCCGGCGCGGCCGTGTCCCGCCCGCTCAAGGGCGCCCTCGACTGGCTCGTCCCGCCCTTCTTCCGGGCCGGCGAGTACCTCGCGATCCTGGTCCTGGCCGCCCGCGCCGACGTCCCCGGAGCACTGCCCGCGGCGTACGGGCTGGTCGCGGCGGTCGCCTACCATCACTACGACACGGTCTACCGCATCCGTGGTGGCACCGGAGCCCCGCCCCGGTGGCTGGTCCGGGCGACCGGCGGACACGAGGGACGGATCCTTGTGGTCACCGTCCTCGCCGCCGCGCTGTCCCCCGAAGGTTTCACAATCGCGCTGACGGCCCTTGCTGTGGTCCTGGCGCTGCTGGTGCTCGTCGAGAGCATCCGTTTCTGGGTGTCCTCCCAAGCACCCGCCGTACACGATGAAGGAGAACCCGCATGA